One segment of Fusarium falciforme chromosome 13, complete sequence DNA contains the following:
- a CDS encoding C2H2-type domain-containing protein, whose product MRVCPEKRKESPSGLSTRQKRHRAGRAEPHREVMKTIHFEEVFQNGSAATKHVIVRFPADDGAWYILRCDKHGLTFKDKTIESATAHLAGGEHGRLSKEPAEVIEQLGVQVLDCNETLADKNNTVALEALRKEHEQGAAHNRPLREKISPSHRPTRQSRRRHHGDSRRQRDQDFDGIIDPRPGDVYLAFWEKSKEWLAVLLLPLTELDNVGVRNNLRDLGLAEDVPGCYDYDNRTNCFRWREGYRDGESSVREREFPVMYFDGQDFPARSAVGWVAAKDLRTLDVNAAQSSLVPHFQSVRKFLRDRAAPPQAEVIVASSGVDRTDSFNGMSP is encoded by the exons ATGCGCGTCTGTCCC GAAAAACGAAAGGAAAGTCCATCTGGCTTGTCAACAAGACAGAAACGCCACCGGGCCGGTCGCGCAGAGCCTCATAGAGAAGTGATGAAGACAATCCACTTTGAGGAAGTCTTTCAGAACGGGTCTGCTGCAACCAAACATGTCATCGTTAGGTTTCCAGCAGACGATGGTGCATGGTATATTCTTCGATGCGACAAGCATGGTCTCACTTTTAAAGACAAAACGATCGAGAGCGCTACGGCCCACCTGGCTGGTGGAGAGCATGGCCGGCTGTCGAAAGAGCCCGCCGAAGTTATCGAGCAACTTGGAGTTCAGGTTCTTGATTGCAACGAGACCCTGGCTGACAAGAACAACACAGTAGCTCTGGAAGCATTGCGAAAGGAACACGAGCAGGGTGCTGCTCACAACAGGCCCCTACGGGAAAAAATCTCGCCTTCTCACAGACCCACCAGGCAGAGTCGAAGGCGACATCATGGCGATAGTAGGCGGCAACGCGATCAAGATTTCGACGGCATTATAGACCCAAGACCTGGCGACGTATATCTCGCTTTCTGGGAGAAGTCTAAGGAATGGTTggccgtcctcctcctccccctgaCAGAGCTGGATAACGTTGGCGTCCGAAACAATCTTCGAGATTTAGGTCTAGCAGAGGACGTGCCAGGATGTTATGACTATGACAACCGGACCAACTGTTTTAGGTGGCGGGAAGGATACAGAGATGGAGAGTCGTCTGTCAGAGAGCGTGAGTTTCCCGTCATGTACTTTGACGGGCAGGACTTCCCGGCCAGGAGTGCAGTGGGCTGGGTAGCTGCCAAAGATTTGCGCACCCTCGATGTAAATGCTGCTCAGTCTTCTCTGGTTCCGCATTTTCAATCAGTGCGGAAATTCCTGCGAGACCGTGCAGCGCCGCCGCAAGCGGAGGTCATCGTCGCGAGTTCTGGCGTGGACAGAACCGATTCATTCAACGGTATGTCGCCATAG
- a CDS encoding MYND-type zinc finger protein samB: MAEERPTLTWVDSKEDEYEDRNYFHPVLDHLLHIPGETGYIGRGLRQVRGNIFRGRNDNQDTLHIWFLDPAVALHIKPNQAIHGTPPTLIEDTWGDFIWKGLLVAVMRAGSDFDPRHPTDITLTAYRDAIDYLGYYIDTVGSMIDEPGRHHHLSKVVLADKASKAIGVRINCGRDQAIRGEPEIVQVAVPKIHPLFNLESDDLCDIASLFGLELVAKAYDGNHRDRDSHPSLNDPANPLAQLLLIRTSTRNGKWAYLPSYWSRQPLGSILFVDRSRRDVDITAICNLIEAVAVPFIFKEEAPEPRAEQKLLERLEQEGSKRGIGH, from the coding sequence ATGGCTGAAGAGCGGCCGACCCTGACATGGGTGGACTCCAAAGAGGACGAATACGAAGATAGGAACTACTTCCACCCAGTTCTTGACCACCTCTTACACATTCCCGGCGAAACCGGATACATCGGTCGCGGTTTACGCCAGGTTAGGGGCAATATCTTTCGTGGAAGGAATGACAACCAGGATACTCTGCACATATGGTTCCTAGATCCAGCCGTTGCGTTGCACATCAAACCCAATCAAGCCATCCATGGTACACCCCCAACCTTGATTGAAGATACTTGGGGCGATTTCATCTGGAAGGGTCTGCTCGTTGCAGTGATGAGGGCCGGATCCGACTTTGATCCTCGCCATCCCACTGACATTACCCTCACAGCCTACCGTGACGCCATCGACTACCTTGGCTACTACATAGACACGGTCGGGAGTATGATCGATGAACCTGGTCGGCACCACCACCTATCCAAGGTCGTCCTAGCAGACAAGGCTTCCAAGGCCATCGGCGTCCGAATCAACTGCGGCCGTGACCAGGCCATCCGCGGCGAGCCCGAAATCGTTCAGGTTGCCGTGCCCAAGATCCATCCCCTCTTTAACCTCGAAAGCGACGACCTATGCGATATCGCTTCCCTCTTTGGCCTGGAGTTGGTCGCAAAGGCATATGATGGCAATCACCGCGACCGGGACAGTCACCCGTCATTAAATGATCCGGCGAATCCTTTGGCCCAACTCCTCCTGATCAGAACCTCTACAAGAAACGGAAAGTGGGCTTATTTGCCAAGCTACTGGAGCCGTCAGCCCCTAGGGAGTATTCTTTTCGTCGATCGTTCTAGGCGAGATGTAGACATTACCGCGATCTGCAATCTGATTGAAGCGGTCGCGGTGCCTTTCAtcttcaaggaggaggcgccTGAAcccagagcagagcagaaaTTGCTGGAAAGACTCGAACAGGAGGGTTCCAAACGCGGGATTGGGCATTAA
- a CDS encoding Feruloyl esterase C — protein sequence MRSLLTLTFALFASAGLGDAASAGCGKQPPPSGTKTMQVNGKNREYILQLPNNYQNNKPHKLVFGYHWLSGNMNNVAQGGYYGLHNLAGDSTIFIAPNGLNAGWANQGGEDIKFTDQILAFAKSNLCIDEKQVFATGFSYGGAMSHSVACSRPNDFAAVVVISGALLSGCDGGNTPVSYLHIHGSADNVLSIQQGRQLRDKWIGTNGCQQKQVNDPAPGAQNFVKTTYQCSRKPVTWIAHGGGHVPDPTGNGQKFAPGETWSFFNAAGGKSAKLRC from the exons ATGCGATCTCTTCTCACCCTCACTTTCGCCCTCTTCGCCTCAGCTGGGCTTGGCGATGCTGCCTCAGCTGGCTGTGGTAAGCAGCCTCCCCCCAGCGGCACCAAGACCATGCAGGTCAACGGCAAGAACCGTGAATACATCCTCCAGCTTCCCAACAACTACCAGAACAACAAGCCTCACAAGCTCGTCTTCGGCTACCACTGGCTCAGCGGTAACATGAACAACGTCGCCCAGGGAGGTTACTACGGTCTTCACAACTTGGCTGGTGACTCTACCATCTTCATTGCTCCCAACGGTCTCAACGCTGGTTGGGCCAACCAGGGTGGTGAGGATATCAAGTTCACTGATCAGATACTCGCTTTTGCCAAGAGCAACCTTTGCATTGATGAGAAGCAAGTCTTTGCTACTGGCTTCAGCTACGGTGGTGCCATGAGCCACAGTGTCGCTTGCTCTCGACCCA ACGACttcgctgctgttgttgtcatCTCTGGTGCTCTCCTCTCCGGCTGCGACGGTGGCAACACTCCCGTCTCTTACCTCCACATCCACGGTTCCGCCGACAACGTTCTCAGCATCCAGCAAGGCCGCCAGCTTCGCGACAAGTGGATCGGTACCAACGGTTGCCAGCAGAAGCAAGTCAACGATCCCGCACCTGGCGCTCAGAACTTCGTCAAGACTACCTACCAGTGCAGCCGCAAGCCCGTTACCTGGATCGCTCACGGTGGTGGCCACGTCCCCGATCCTACTGGCAACGGTCAGAAGTTCGCCCCTGGTGAGACCTGGAGCTTCTTCAACGCTGCTGGTGGTAAGAGCGCTAAGCTCCGCTGTTAA